The following is a genomic window from Capnocytophaga stomatis.
TATGTTTCTCTCTCCAACGGTTGGGAAAAGGGGAAACCTGTTCTGTTTCAACTTGAGCAAACGGACACAATTGCTAAGAAAAATCTGTTCATAATGTTACGTAATGATGAAAAGTACGAATTTAGTAACTTATTCATAATCACAAAATTAGAACAACCTGACAACAAAGTAATTGTAGATACTTTACAATACGAAATGGCAACCCCTGAAGGAGAATGGCTTGGCTATGGTTTTTCTGCCGTTAAGGAAAGT
Proteins encoded in this region:
- a CDS encoding gliding motility lipoprotein GldH, with translation MRFLKTLFILIFLTGCNDNVEYSQYVSLSNGWEKGKPVLFQLEQTDTIAKKNLFIMLRNDEKYEFSNLFIITKLEQPDNKVIVDTLQYEMATPEGEWLGYGFSAVKESKLWYKENFNFPSKGKYTIKIEQAMRKIGENEGIELLEGITEVGLRIEAAN